The Gammaproteobacteria bacterium genome contains a region encoding:
- a CDS encoding restriction endonuclease-like protein gives MTALYIQAECGGPAWQVWPTPDPVPPGAVREGASYLFELRDSDDALAADLLIDDAPVEALRSREPSSARWRWQPGFHAGMVEAELRVPGVGTRRFEVTTDPDLRKLTRDDFDAMVREILEDTFALFSLSAFRKGIARQPGNRPPPLARLEFLRSRADAIVAAVEAIARAPRHYLRAEDITVPVHRATRATSPEIIKSFRSGVIRTETVTPSRLPAPLKGRLPAHIKLRQRRNSVDIPEHRQIKACLRSWAAWLGGVAELLAKAGAPEDSEIITTAGSWAGRTRRIARRLNDASAASFMTDVGEGPALLRMSSLFRNDPVYQRFYRLWQDMNLGLAALFGDFLQMPLARTYELYELWCFLRLLRAAVEEYDARGVDLSNLFLGEAGGSVTIATGAITVPIDSNRVLCFQRQYREYWVEDSREGSYSRTMVPDVVLAGMDLGGPERRVIVLDAKYRINDGLNDALNSIHTYRDALVQEVASGRTEGIVTAAYLLTPHVPAGLQSDFKATPIPGRLFHPDYREKFRFGAVTLRPGMLSEELRSCLRTIVADAGAGA, from the coding sequence GTGACGGCGCTCTACATCCAGGCGGAATGCGGCGGACCGGCATGGCAGGTCTGGCCCACGCCGGATCCGGTGCCGCCCGGCGCCGTGCGGGAAGGGGCGTCCTACCTCTTTGAGCTGCGCGACAGCGACGACGCGCTTGCCGCCGATCTGCTGATTGACGATGCGCCGGTTGAGGCGCTGCGGTCACGTGAGCCCAGCAGTGCCCGCTGGCGCTGGCAGCCAGGTTTTCATGCCGGCATGGTCGAAGCCGAGCTGCGCGTGCCGGGCGTCGGGACGCGCCGCTTCGAGGTCACGACCGATCCCGACCTGCGTAAGCTCACGCGCGACGACTTCGACGCGATGGTGCGCGAAATTCTCGAAGACACCTTCGCCCTCTTCTCGCTGAGCGCATTTCGCAAGGGGATCGCGCGCCAGCCAGGCAACCGCCCACCGCCACTGGCTCGCCTTGAATTCTTGCGGTCGCGGGCAGACGCCATCGTTGCCGCGGTCGAAGCGATCGCCCGCGCGCCGCGGCACTATCTGCGTGCCGAGGACATCACCGTGCCAGTGCACCGCGCCACACGCGCTACCAGCCCGGAGATCATCAAGTCCTTCCGCTCAGGTGTAATCCGAACCGAGACCGTCACACCGTCGCGCCTGCCAGCGCCCCTCAAGGGCCGCCTGCCGGCGCACATCAAGCTGCGACAACGCCGGAACAGCGTGGACATCCCGGAGCACCGTCAGATTAAGGCATGCCTGCGGTCGTGGGCAGCGTGGCTCGGCGGCGTCGCCGAGCTGCTGGCCAAAGCAGGCGCCCCCGAGGACTCCGAGATCATCACCACGGCCGGAAGCTGGGCTGGACGAACCCGTCGTATCGCCCGCCGGCTCAATGATGCTTCAGCGGCCAGCTTCATGACAGACGTCGGCGAAGGACCGGCACTACTGCGCATGTCGTCGCTGTTCCGCAATGACCCGGTCTATCAGCGCTTCTACCGGCTCTGGCAGGACATGAATCTGGGGCTCGCCGCGCTATTCGGCGACTTTCTGCAGATGCCGCTCGCCCGGACCTATGAGTTGTACGAGCTGTGGTGTTTCCTGCGCCTGCTGCGCGCCGCCGTCGAGGAATATGACGCCAGGGGCGTGGACCTGAGCAACCTGTTCCTTGGCGAAGCAGGTGGCAGCGTGACAATCGCGACTGGCGCCATCACCGTCCCAATCGACAGCAACCGGGTCTTGTGCTTCCAGCGACAGTACCGCGAATACTGGGTCGAGGACAGCCGCGAGGGGAGCTACAGCCGGACGATGGTTCCCGATGTCGTGCTGGCGGGCATGGACCTGGGCGGACCGGAGCGGCGCGTGATCGTGCTCGATGCGAAGTACCGCATCAACGATGGTCTCAATGACGCCCTGAATTCGATCCACACCTACCGGGATGCGCTGGTGCAAGAGGTGGCAAGCGGCCGGACCGAAGGCATCGTGACCGCCGCTTATCTGCTGACGCCGCATGTTCCGGCAGGACTGCAGTCCGACTTCAAGGCTACGCCGATACCGGGCCGGCTCTTTCATCCGGACTACCGCGAGAAGTTCCGCTTCGGCGCGGTGACACTGCGGCCCGGCATGCTGAGCGAAGAGCTGAGATCCTGCCTGCGCACCATCGTGGCAGACGCTGGGGCGGGTGCGTGA
- a CDS encoding very short patch repair endonuclease has product MADVLTPEQRQLNMSRIKGKDTKPEMLIRRGLHARGLRYRLHNRSLPGRPDLVFPKYNTVVFIHGCFWHAHGCALSKLPATRPDFWRAKLAANAARDRKAVEALQTDGWRVLVIWECALRGPQRRAENAVLGRAAAFIQVPGLPWLEIARRSQMQQCTTKHCI; this is encoded by the coding sequence ATGGCCGACGTGCTCACGCCCGAACAGCGGCAGCTCAATATGAGCCGCATCAAGGGCAAAGACACGAAGCCCGAGATGCTGATCCGTCGCGGCTTGCATGCGCGGGGACTGCGCTACCGGCTGCATAACCGGTCGCTTCCCGGCAGGCCTGATCTGGTCTTCCCGAAGTACAACACCGTCGTATTCATCCACGGCTGCTTTTGGCACGCTCATGGCTGTGCGCTGTCGAAGCTGCCCGCGACGCGACCGGATTTCTGGCGGGCTAAGCTGGCTGCGAACGCTGCGCGCGACCGCAAGGCGGTCGAAGCGCTGCAGACCGACGGCTGGCGTGTACTCGTGATCTGGGAATGCGCGCTCCGCGGGCCTCAGCGTCGCGCGGAAAATGCGGTGCTTGGTCGCGCTGCCGCCTTCATTCAAGTTCCAGGCTTGCCGTGGCTAGAAATTGCGCGCCGCAGCCAGATGCAACAATGCACGACAAAACATTGCATATAA